The following are encoded in a window of Vicia villosa cultivar HV-30 ecotype Madison, WI unplaced genomic scaffold, Vvil1.0 ctg.004374F_1_1, whole genome shotgun sequence genomic DNA:
- the LOC131642010 gene encoding uncharacterized protein LOC131642010 isoform X1: MGDNSDESLDECSDDSSYESDTTSEMDIEVQQVNRTRYHIATVVAALMVTNHVLKYIVKERKTTSILSGHRWYTELITGNDNRFFEQLRMRKQVFRHLVYELTNNYGLTPAKHIGVEESVGIFLYMIGQPSSYRNAQERFQHSSETIHKHFNKVLEAVCKLGKKVIKPVELIDSSQYNRGDDRYWPYFKDCIGAIDGTHIKIRVPIEKQKPFFNRKGHTSTNVMAVCDFNMCFTFALCGWEGSVHDAKILMDTLRKPDLRFPYPPEGKYYLVDSGYPSLKGFLAPYKNARYHLAHFRLAPGFRSRNETFNYYHSSLRSVIERTFGVVKARWKVLQEMPNFKLQTQMAIIWACFALHNFLRRTDSSDLDILESLENINGLQDNEQDFNEGDANGNSVPTNGEWQAPTQADVRYIEEIRNTIRDQLPRNMRRQRQ; encoded by the exons ATGGGTGATAACTCAGATGAGAGTTTGGACGAGTGTTCAGATGATAGTTCATATGAAAGTGACACTACTTCTGAAATGGATATTGAAGTCCAACAGGTTAATAGAACGCGATATCATATTGCAACGGTGGTGGCTGCTTTGATGGTTACAAACCATGTTTTGAAATACATTGTCAAAGAAAGGAAAACTACGTCAATTCTCTCCGGTCATAGATGGTACACAGAATTGATAACAGGAAATGATAACAGGTTTTTTGAGCAACTTCGAATGAGGAAACAAGTCTTTCGGCATTTGGTATATGAGTTAACTAATAATTATGGACTGACACCTGCTAAACACATTGGAGTAGAGGAAAGTGTTGGGATATTCTTGTATATGATAGGGCAACCTTCCTCATATAGAAATGCCCAAGAGCGGTTTCAACATTCTAGTGAAACCATTCATAAACATTTCAACAAAGTTTTAGAAGCTGTATGCAAGTTGGGGAAAAAAGTCATTAAACCTGTTGAGCTTATTGACTCTTCTCAATATAATAGAGGTGATGATCGATATTGGCCTTACTTCAAAGACTGTATTGGGGCAATAGATGGCACACACATTAAAATACGCGTCCCAATAGAGAAACAAAAACCATTTTTCAATAGGAAAGGACATACAAGTACTAATGTGATGGCCGTGTGTGACTTCAATATGTGCTTTACTTTTGCATTGTGTGGATGGGAAGGATCTGTTCATGATGCAAAAATTCTTATGGATACTCTTCGTAAACCTGATTTGCGATTTCCTTATCCTCCAGAAG GCAAATACTATCTTGTAGATTCAGGATATCCGTCACTTAAAGGCTTCTTAGCACCATACAAGAATGCAAGGTATCATCTAGCACATTTTAGACTTGCTCCAGGATTCAGATCAAGAAATGAAACTTTTAATTATTATCATTCTAGTTTGAGAAGTGTGATTGAAAGAACTTTTGGTGTGGTAAAAGCAAGATGGAAAGTATTACAAGAAATGCCTAATTTCAAGCTTCAAACTCAAATGGCTATTATTTGGGCGTGTTTTGCACTTCATAACTTTTTAAGAAGAACAGACTCAAGTGACTTGGATATTCTTGAAAGTTTAGAGAACATCAATGGTTTACAAGATAATGAGCAAGATTTCAATGAAGGAGATGCAAATGGAAATAGTGTACCTACTAATGGTGAATGGCAAGCTCCAACTCAAGCTGATGTTAGATATATTGAAGAAATAAGAAACACCATCAGAGATCAACTACCAAGAAACATGAGGCGACAACgacaatag
- the LOC131642010 gene encoding L10-interacting MYB domain-containing protein-like isoform X2, translated as MASKKDVKSLEKDGKVVAKWGDDSKTEILLKICIEEIEAGNRPTTHFSKEGWKNITEKFQKKTGYAYDRTQLKNRWDTLKREFSSFVKLVDKQTGVGWDHEKKTILADDDWWAEKSKEDPDILKWKHGGPKFIDLLDKCFKGAIATGFALYKPFEEQLPCEGSASLFEDGRETNTITEDEGDGDSFDVGNEVQPNPTPSSSKKRKISGKGEKIGTTEKLQRSLDRILDGFGPSQQGLPEDNVSYAKCLKMLDEIPSLVKGSPLHFKAVRILANKENRTAFSYFMNTSNADMALDWIDTCPEKKYARDR; from the exons ATGGCATCTAAAAAAGATGTGAAAAGTTTAGAGAAGGATGGGAAAGTTGTTGCAAAATGGGGGGATGACAGTAAAACCGAAATTTTGCTGAAAATTTGCATTGAAGAAATAGAAGCGGGTAATAGGCCAACTACCCACTTTAGTAAAGAAGGGTGGAAGAATATTACTGAAAAATTTCAAAAGAAAACTGGATATGCTTATGATCGCACTCAACTTAAAAATAGATGGGATACATTGAAAAGAGAGTTTTCGTCATTTGTGAAGTTAGTGGATAAGCAAACTGGAGTAGGATGGGATCATGAAAAGAAAACTATCTTGGCTGACGATGATTGGTGGGCTGAAAAGAGTAAG gaGGATCCAGATATTTTAAAATGGAAACATGGAGGACCTAAGTTTATTGACTTGCTAGATAAATGCTTCAAGGGTGCCATAGCTACTGGATTCGCCCTTTACAAACCTTTTGAAGAGCAATTACCATGTGAAGGATCAGCATCTCTTTTTGAAGACGGTCGTGAGACTAACACAATAACTgaggatgaaggagatggagatagctttgatgttggaaatgaaGTACAACCCAACCCAACACCAAGTTCTTCCAAAAAGAGAAAGATTTCAGGAAAAGGAGAGAAAATCGGGACAACAGAGAAACTTCAACGATCTCTTGATCGTATACTCGATGGGTTTGGGCCAAGCCAACAAGGACTTCCAGAAGACAACGTTAGTTATgcaaaatgtttgaaaatgttggATGAAATCCCATCCTTGGTAAAAGGATCACCTTTACACTTTAAGGCTGTTAGAATCCTTGCCAATAAAGAAAATAGGACAGCATTTTCTTACTTCATGAATACCTCCAATGCTGATATGGCTCTTGATTGGATAGACACTTGTCCCGAAAAAAAATACGCACGTGATCGTTGA